Proteins found in one Micromonospora sp. WMMD1082 genomic segment:
- a CDS encoding amino acid ABC transporter substrate-binding protein: MTTRYKRIQWMTALGATLTLALGACGGGGGGSTAGDGPIVIGISLPLTGDFSEPGKGVQRGYEAWAKITNDNGGLLGRQVELKILDDQSNADRVVADYEQLIGQDQVDLVVGPFSTRLVVPAARVAEEYGMLFVEPAGAAKEVFEQGFKNLFYAAPAVADDHYNHLAEYILALPEGQRPATAAYAAMDDPFAQGTAYGLKEKLEAGGVRTLVDEVYPPNTTDFGSIAAKIAASRADIVVGGSQYQDGVNLIVALQQLQYQPKLAAFSTAPTNPEFAAAIGNKTEGILAPTGYAQDAPYPSNREFVEKYTAQFGSPPEEDEANAYTTGQVVAAAVTAVGCAEQGECQQKLVDWVRGNTVETVVGPLSWDDTGKPTGAHMIQQWLGGEIKIVLPAEAKEADLLYPKPAW, from the coding sequence ATGACAACCCGTTATAAGCGAATCCAGTGGATGACAGCCCTCGGCGCGACGTTGACCCTCGCGCTGGGTGCCTGCGGTGGTGGCGGCGGCGGTTCGACCGCCGGCGACGGGCCGATCGTGATCGGCATCTCCCTCCCGCTGACCGGAGACTTCTCCGAGCCCGGCAAGGGGGTCCAGCGCGGGTACGAGGCCTGGGCAAAGATCACCAACGACAACGGTGGCCTGCTGGGCCGCCAGGTCGAACTGAAGATCCTCGACGACCAGTCCAACGCCGACCGGGTGGTCGCCGACTACGAGCAGCTCATCGGGCAGGACCAGGTCGACCTGGTGGTCGGCCCGTTCTCCACCCGCCTCGTGGTGCCGGCGGCCCGGGTCGCCGAGGAGTACGGCATGCTCTTCGTCGAGCCCGCGGGCGCGGCGAAGGAGGTCTTCGAGCAGGGGTTCAAGAACCTCTTCTACGCCGCCCCCGCGGTGGCCGACGACCACTACAACCACCTGGCCGAGTACATTCTCGCGCTGCCGGAGGGCCAACGGCCGGCCACCGCCGCGTACGCCGCCATGGACGATCCCTTCGCGCAGGGCACGGCGTACGGCTTGAAGGAGAAGCTGGAGGCCGGCGGTGTCCGCACCCTGGTCGACGAGGTCTACCCGCCCAACACCACCGACTTCGGCAGCATCGCGGCGAAGATCGCCGCCTCCCGGGCGGACATCGTGGTGGGCGGCTCGCAGTACCAGGACGGCGTGAACCTGATCGTCGCCCTGCAACAACTGCAGTACCAGCCGAAGCTCGCCGCCTTCTCGACCGCGCCGACGAACCCCGAGTTCGCCGCCGCGATCGGCAACAAGACCGAGGGGATCCTGGCGCCGACCGGCTACGCGCAGGACGCGCCGTACCCGAGCAACCGGGAGTTCGTCGAGAAGTACACCGCGCAGTTCGGCTCGCCGCCGGAGGAGGACGAGGCCAACGCCTACACGACCGGTCAGGTCGTCGCGGCGGCGGTCACCGCGGTCGGCTGCGCCGAGCAGGGGGAGTGCCAGCAGAAGCTGGTCGACTGGGTACGCGGCAACACCGTCGAGACGGTGGTCGGCCCGCTCTCCTGGGACGACACGGGCAAGCCGACGGGCGCCCACATGATCCAGCAGTGGCTGGGCGGCGAGATCAAGATCGTGCTGCCGGCCGAGGCCAAGGAGGCCGACCTGCTCTACCCGAAGCCGGCCTGGTAG
- a CDS encoding LacI family DNA-binding transcriptional regulator, with protein MPKPGTRLRLIDVAERAGVSLATASRALAGREGVSEEVAGRVRQVARELGYVANPYARTLAGGASSTVGLVVHQVDDPYFAEIASGVIEIAGQEGLLVQICHSGRDPDAELRQLRHLIAQRVGIILVAGSGYNDPRVEAEARAELSEFQKQGGRVAVIGRHALGVDAVVPDNEAGSRALAGHLLDLGHRRIAIAAGKEGLTTIADRLAGVSAALRQRGLSLASIPVVHGDFTRAGGRMAAEQILCDHPETTAIIALNDTMAIGVLSTLRAHRIAVPERMSVVGFDDVSVAADLAPSLTTIRLPMTDMGRMALNLALKPRAARPRRRPTGHLLVVRDSTGPAPAS; from the coding sequence ATGCCCAAGCCTGGCACCAGGCTTCGCCTCATCGACGTGGCCGAACGCGCCGGGGTCTCGCTGGCGACCGCGTCCCGCGCCCTCGCCGGCCGCGAAGGCGTCAGCGAGGAGGTCGCCGGTCGCGTACGGCAGGTCGCCCGGGAACTCGGGTACGTCGCCAACCCGTACGCCCGCACCCTCGCCGGCGGCGCCAGCTCCACTGTGGGTCTGGTCGTGCACCAGGTGGACGACCCCTACTTCGCGGAGATCGCCAGCGGGGTCATCGAGATCGCCGGCCAGGAGGGGCTGCTGGTGCAGATCTGCCACTCCGGCCGCGACCCCGACGCCGAGCTGCGGCAACTGCGCCACCTCATCGCGCAGCGGGTGGGCATCATCCTCGTCGCCGGCTCCGGCTACAACGACCCCCGGGTGGAGGCCGAGGCGCGGGCCGAGCTGTCGGAGTTCCAGAAGCAGGGCGGCCGGGTCGCGGTCATCGGCCGGCACGCCCTCGGCGTCGACGCGGTCGTCCCCGACAACGAGGCCGGCAGCCGGGCGCTCGCCGGGCACCTGCTGGATCTCGGGCACCGCCGCATCGCGATCGCGGCCGGCAAGGAGGGGCTCACCACCATCGCCGACCGGCTCGCCGGCGTCTCGGCCGCGCTGCGCCAGCGCGGGCTCTCCCTGGCGAGCATCCCCGTCGTCCACGGCGACTTCACCCGCGCCGGCGGCCGGATGGCCGCCGAGCAGATCCTCTGCGACCACCCGGAGACGACCGCGATCATCGCCCTCAACGACACGATGGCGATCGGGGTGCTGTCCACGCTGCGCGCGCACCGCATCGCGGTGCCCGAGCGGATGTCGGTCGTCGGTTTCGACGACGTCTCGGTCGCCGCCGACCTCGCGCCCAGCCTCACCACCATCCGGCTGCCGATGACCGACATGGGCCGGATGGCACTCAATCTCGCCCTCAAACCACGGGCGGCCCGGCCCCGGCGCCGGCCGACCGGTCACCTGCTGGTGGTACGCGACTCGACCGGCCCCGCCCCCGCTTCCTGA
- a CDS encoding cytochrome c oxidase assembly protein produces the protein MPDDVRAPTLTVEPVVLAHVTGATSWWWADPATMLALIVTGLLYAQGRRALATHRSREVLLPRWRVRCFHAGLLVLVAALAGPVDAVAGELFWVHMVQHQLLALVAPPLLILGRSGLVIGGALPRPVRRILLPGRWLPRALRSGAVAAAGAAAVHAGTWWLWHLPGPYEAALRSDAAHVAEHVLFLGSGAVLWSVTLRRRPRVGLPVALLSVVAAMLPTSALAALLTFSTRSWYDGHHAADWGLTPLEDQQLGGALMWFPGSLSYLAVAAVIVFRGLTPPPAPPCPPPTAGAGRRPVDLAAGQEAGAGPVESRTTSR, from the coding sequence GTGCCCGATGACGTGCGCGCGCCGACGCTGACGGTGGAGCCCGTCGTCCTGGCCCACGTCACCGGGGCCACCTCCTGGTGGTGGGCGGATCCGGCGACGATGCTGGCCCTGATCGTCACCGGGCTGCTGTACGCACAGGGGCGCCGCGCCCTGGCCACCCACCGGTCACGGGAGGTGCTGCTGCCGCGCTGGCGCGTCCGCTGCTTCCACGCCGGGCTCCTGGTGCTGGTGGCCGCCCTGGCGGGGCCGGTCGACGCGGTGGCCGGCGAGCTGTTCTGGGTGCACATGGTGCAGCACCAGCTGCTCGCGCTGGTGGCGCCGCCGCTGTTGATCCTGGGCCGGTCCGGCCTGGTGATCGGCGGCGCGCTGCCGAGGCCGGTGCGCCGGATCCTGCTTCCCGGCCGATGGCTGCCCCGGGCGTTGCGCTCCGGCGCGGTGGCCGCCGCCGGGGCGGCGGCGGTGCACGCCGGCACCTGGTGGCTGTGGCACCTGCCCGGTCCGTACGAGGCGGCGCTGCGGTCGGACGCCGCCCACGTCGCCGAACACGTGCTCTTCCTCGGCAGCGGCGCGGTGCTCTGGTCGGTCACGCTGCGGCGCCGGCCGCGCGTCGGCCTGCCGGTCGCGCTGCTGTCGGTGGTGGCCGCGATGCTGCCCACCTCGGCGCTCGCGGCGCTGCTCACGTTCAGCACCAGGTCGTGGTACGACGGCCACCACGCCGCCGACTGGGGTCTGACGCCGCTGGAGGATCAGCAGCTGGGCGGGGCGTTGATGTGGTTCCCCGGCTCGTTGAGCTACCTGGCCGTCGCCGCGGTGATCGTGTTCCGGGGGCTGACACCGCCGCCTGCACCGCCGTGTCCACCGCCGACGGCGGGCGCCGGGCGCCGCCCGGTGGACCTGGCCGCCGGTCAGGAAGCGGGGGCGGGGCCGGTCGAGTCGCGTACCACCAGCAGGTGA
- a CDS encoding cytochrome c-type biogenesis protein CcmH, with product MRRILHGLLAVAALLLFAAGLSRAARVGPEPGDEDARVRAIAATVRCPECVGESAADSQAPMARGIRETIREQVRAGRERDEIQRWFVDRYGPGILLEPPARGLGLLLWWLPVAFVPVTLAALAVRSALRRSRRGRAAARAPARQVIPPGRSRRGAVVLAVAVAVAVVLPVGIVMAAGGADPAAPTTGDATVDAELDALAAATRAAPDDAGSWFSLGRALEHRGRLAEAAGAYERAVGLDPEDPAAMFRLAFAHARAGDPDRARPLLREILTRDGRHAEALLLLGMLQHEAGQPDADGTLRRFLDVAGDHPAATGVRRLLDGAR from the coding sequence GTGAGGCGGATTCTGCACGGGCTGCTGGCCGTCGCCGCGCTGCTGCTGTTCGCCGCCGGGCTGAGCCGGGCGGCCCGGGTCGGGCCGGAACCCGGTGACGAGGACGCGCGGGTACGCGCCATCGCCGCCACCGTCCGGTGCCCGGAGTGCGTCGGGGAGTCCGCGGCCGACTCGCAGGCCCCGATGGCCCGAGGCATCCGCGAGACCATCCGCGAGCAGGTCCGGGCCGGGCGGGAGCGGGACGAGATCCAGCGGTGGTTCGTCGACCGGTACGGGCCGGGCATCCTCCTCGAACCGCCCGCCCGAGGGCTGGGGCTGCTGCTGTGGTGGTTGCCGGTGGCGTTCGTGCCGGTGACCCTCGCCGCGCTCGCGGTACGGTCCGCGCTCCGCCGCTCCCGGCGGGGGAGGGCCGCCGCCCGCGCGCCCGCCCGGCAGGTGATTCCCCCGGGCCGGTCACGCCGGGGTGCCGTGGTGCTGGCGGTGGCCGTCGCGGTGGCCGTCGTCCTGCCCGTCGGGATCGTGATGGCCGCCGGTGGCGCGGACCCGGCCGCGCCGACGACTGGGGACGCCACCGTGGACGCGGAACTCGACGCCCTGGCCGCCGCCACCCGCGCCGCCCCGGACGACGCGGGGAGTTGGTTCTCCCTGGGCCGCGCATTGGAACACCGGGGGAGGCTGGCGGAGGCGGCCGGGGCCTACGAGCGGGCGGTCGGGCTGGACCCGGAGGATCCGGCGGCGATGTTCCGGCTCGCCTTCGCCCACGCCCGCGCCGGCGACCCGGACCGGGCCCGTCCGCTGCTGCGGGAGATCCTGACCCGCGACGGGCGGCACGCCGAGGCGCTGCTGCTGCTCGGCATGCTGCAACACGAGGCGGGGCAGCCGGATGCTGACGGGACGTTGCGCCGCTTCCTCGACGTGGCCGGCGACCATCCCGCCGCCACCGGGGTACGCCGGCTGCTCGACGGCGCCCGATGA
- a CDS encoding redoxin domain-containing protein: MTRPPVARRAVLVAAAAAAGLVATVPLAHALRPGAATRAAPADRAAPPLAGTGPDGTFFDLTTLHGQVIVVTVWASWCAPCRREFPVLLAALERWHGAGLRVVGLNTADRPESARRFLREAGAQAMPVVSDQDGRHAVAWAARGVPETIVVDRGGLVAARHQGEVTWAWLQSSVEPLLA; the protein is encoded by the coding sequence GTGACCCGCCCGCCGGTGGCCCGTCGTGCCGTGCTCGTCGCGGCGGCGGCCGCCGCCGGGCTGGTCGCCACCGTGCCGCTGGCCCACGCCCTGCGACCCGGGGCCGCCACCCGGGCCGCACCGGCGGACCGCGCCGCGCCCCCGCTGGCCGGCACCGGGCCGGACGGGACCTTCTTCGACCTGACCACGCTGCACGGGCAGGTCATCGTCGTCACCGTCTGGGCGTCCTGGTGCGCACCCTGCCGCCGGGAGTTCCCGGTGCTGCTCGCCGCGCTGGAGCGGTGGCATGGGGCGGGGCTGCGCGTGGTCGGTCTCAACACCGCCGACCGGCCGGAGAGCGCGCGCCGGTTCCTGCGGGAGGCGGGTGCGCAGGCGATGCCCGTGGTGTCCGACCAGGACGGGCGGCACGCGGTGGCCTGGGCCGCCCGGGGTGTTCCCGAGACCATCGTCGTCGACCGGGGTGGCCTGGTCGCGGCCCGGCACCAGGGAGAGGTGACGTGGGCATGGTTGCAGTCCTCGGTCGAACCCCTCCTCGCGTGA